A genomic region of Antennarius striatus isolate MH-2024 chromosome 2, ASM4005453v1, whole genome shotgun sequence contains the following coding sequences:
- the LOC137611021 gene encoding SAM pointed domain-containing Ets transcription factor-like isoform X1: MGSSDGAAHSPLYTSHPHRPDPRMAWGDELEDVKPPRSLVGPPEPGWPGVYPPSCCDRLAAGGDPASVPPPSRTPEPTPAKPSPAQDPPSGVGGQVEECCLEQVQTMVLGEVLKDVETACKLLNISADPLDWSWVHVQKWLLWTEHLYRLPEVSTMFQELSGRDLSSMTEADFRQRSSQFGDVLYAHLDIWRSAAAMKDCCPAEDTRSAADDDSWADVMCNCPSQPIHLWQFLRELLLKPHNYSRCIRWLNKEKGIFKIEDSAHVARLWGIRKNRPAMNYDKLSRSIRQYYKKGIIRKPDVSRRLVYQFVNPV; encoded by the exons ATGGGGAGCTCAGACGGCGCCGCCCACTCCCCCCTCTACACCAGCCACCCCCACCGCCCCGACCCCAGGATGGCCTGGGGGGACGAGCTGGAGGACGTCAAGCCGCCCCGCAGCCTGGTGGGGCCGCCCGAGCCCGGCTGGCCGGGGGTCTACCCCCCCTCCTGCTGCGACCGGCTGGCTGCTGGGGGGGACCCCGCTTCAgtccctcctccctccaggaCCCCAGAGCCGACGCCGGCCAAGCCCAGCCCAGCCCAGGACCCTCCGTccggggtggggggtcaggTGGAGGAGTGCTGCCTGGAGCAGGTCCAGACCATGGTGCTGGGGGAGGTGCTGAAGGACGTGGAAACGGCCTGCAAGCTGCTCAACATCTCAGCAG ACCCGCTGGACTGGAGCTGGGTTCACGTCCAGAAGTGGCTGCTGTGGACAGAACACCTGTACCGCCTCCCGGAGGTCAGCACCATGTTCCAGGAGCTAAGCGGCCGTGACCTGAGCTCCATGACGGAGGCCGACTTCAGGCAGCGCTCCTCACAGTTTGGAGACGTGTTGTATGCTCACCTGGACATCTGGAGGTCTG CTGCAGCCATGAAGGACTGTTGTCCAGCAGAAGACACCAGGTCTG caGCGGATGACGACTCCTGGGCAGACGTGATGTGTAATTGCCCCAGCCAGCCCATCCACCTGTGGCAGTTCCTCCGAGAGCTGCTGCTCAAGCCccacaactacagccgctgcatcCGCTGGCTGAACAAAGAGAAAG GAATCTTTAAGATAGAGGACTCGGCCCACGTGGCGCGGCTCTGGGGGATCAGGAAGAACCGGCCGGCGATGAACTACGACAAGCTGAGCCGCTCCATCCGCCAGTACTACAAGAAGGGCATCATCAGGAAACCCGACGTGTCGCGCCGCCTGGTCTACCAGTTTGTCAACCCCGTATGA
- the LOC137611021 gene encoding SAM pointed domain-containing Ets transcription factor-like isoform X2 — MGSSDGAAHSPLYTSHPHRPDPRMAWGDELEDVKPPRSLVGPPEPGWPGVYPPSCCDRLAAGGDPASVPPPSRTPEPTPAKPSPAQDPPSGVGGQVEECCLEQVQTMVLGEVLKDVETACKLLNISADPLDWSWVHVQKWLLWTEHLYRLPEVSTMFQELSGRDLSSMTEADFRQRSSQFGDVLYAHLDIWRSAAAMKDCCPAEDTRSADDDSWADVMCNCPSQPIHLWQFLRELLLKPHNYSRCIRWLNKEKGIFKIEDSAHVARLWGIRKNRPAMNYDKLSRSIRQYYKKGIIRKPDVSRRLVYQFVNPV; from the exons ATGGGGAGCTCAGACGGCGCCGCCCACTCCCCCCTCTACACCAGCCACCCCCACCGCCCCGACCCCAGGATGGCCTGGGGGGACGAGCTGGAGGACGTCAAGCCGCCCCGCAGCCTGGTGGGGCCGCCCGAGCCCGGCTGGCCGGGGGTCTACCCCCCCTCCTGCTGCGACCGGCTGGCTGCTGGGGGGGACCCCGCTTCAgtccctcctccctccaggaCCCCAGAGCCGACGCCGGCCAAGCCCAGCCCAGCCCAGGACCCTCCGTccggggtggggggtcaggTGGAGGAGTGCTGCCTGGAGCAGGTCCAGACCATGGTGCTGGGGGAGGTGCTGAAGGACGTGGAAACGGCCTGCAAGCTGCTCAACATCTCAGCAG ACCCGCTGGACTGGAGCTGGGTTCACGTCCAGAAGTGGCTGCTGTGGACAGAACACCTGTACCGCCTCCCGGAGGTCAGCACCATGTTCCAGGAGCTAAGCGGCCGTGACCTGAGCTCCATGACGGAGGCCGACTTCAGGCAGCGCTCCTCACAGTTTGGAGACGTGTTGTATGCTCACCTGGACATCTGGAGGTCTG CTGCAGCCATGAAGGACTGTTGTCCAGCAGAAGACACCAGGTCTG CGGATGACGACTCCTGGGCAGACGTGATGTGTAATTGCCCCAGCCAGCCCATCCACCTGTGGCAGTTCCTCCGAGAGCTGCTGCTCAAGCCccacaactacagccgctgcatcCGCTGGCTGAACAAAGAGAAAG GAATCTTTAAGATAGAGGACTCGGCCCACGTGGCGCGGCTCTGGGGGATCAGGAAGAACCGGCCGGCGATGAACTACGACAAGCTGAGCCGCTCCATCCGCCAGTACTACAAGAAGGGCATCATCAGGAAACCCGACGTGTCGCGCCGCCTGGTCTACCAGTTTGTCAACCCCGTATGA
- the LOC137603870 gene encoding protein ILRUN-like isoform X1, producing the protein MESMDLDLDQELMQKFSCMGTTDKDILISEFQRLLGFQLNPAGCAFFLDMTNWNLQAAIGAYYDFESPNISAPCMSFVRDVTIGEGESVPPDTPFTKTWRIQNTGAETWPPGVCLKYVGGDQFGHVNMVMVRSLDPQEMADVSVQMQSPASPGMYQGQWRMCTATGLYYGDVIWVILSVEVGGLLGVTQQLSSFQAEFNTQPHRHLEGDYNPFASPEKNKCPNSNSLHDASGHRVTEEHWQGSPNQLQQDQNGLSHSSVDLVATSLQNNLSVVSYNQGIQEPSPFGHS; encoded by the exons ATGGAGAGcatggacctggacctggaccaggaGCTCATGCAGAAGTTCAGCTGCATGGGCACGACGGACAAAGACATCCTGATATCGGAATTCCAGAGGCTGCTCGGGTTCCAGCTGAACCCCGCCGGATGCGCCTTCTTCCTGGACATGACGAACTG GAATTTACAGGCAGCCATCGGCGCCTACTACGATTTTGAGAGTCCCAACATCAGTGCACCTTGCATGTCTTTTGTGCGGGATGTGACTATTGGTGAAGGTGAATCAGTCCCGCCAGACACACCGTTCACCAAGACCTGGAGGATACAGAACACAG gtgCAGAGACGTGGCCTCCTGGGGTGTGTCTGAAGTATGTGGGGGGAGATCAGTTTGGGCACGTAAACATGGTGATGGTCCGGTCGTTGGACCCTCAGGAGATGGCCGATGTCAGCGTTCAGATGCAGAGTCCTGCGTCTCCTGGCATGTACCAGGGCCAGTGGAGGATGTGCACGGCCACGGGGCTCTACTACGGAG ACGTGATCTGGGTGATCCTCAGTGTGGAAGTCGGAGGCCTCCTCGGCGTCACACAACAGCTTTCTTCCTTCCAAGCTGAGTTCAACACTCAACCTCACCGCCACCTGGAAGGAGACTACAACCCCTTTGCTTCACCAGAAAAGAACAAGTGCCCCAACAGCAACAGCCTCCATGATGCCAGCGGTCACAGGGTAACAGAGGAACATTGGCAGGGCAGCCCcaaccagctgcagcaggatcAGAATGGACTTTCACACAGCTCTGTGGATTTAGTAGCGACCAGTCTACAGAACAATCTATCGGTAGTCTCTTATAACCAG GGTATCCAGGAGCCGTCTCCTTTTGGCCACTCTTAA
- the LOC137603870 gene encoding protein ILRUN-like isoform X2 has product MFVVSTRNLQAAIGAYYDFESPNISAPCMSFVRDVTIGEGESVPPDTPFTKTWRIQNTGAETWPPGVCLKYVGGDQFGHVNMVMVRSLDPQEMADVSVQMQSPASPGMYQGQWRMCTATGLYYGDVIWVILSVEVGGLLGVTQQLSSFQAEFNTQPHRHLEGDYNPFASPEKNKCPNSNSLHDASGHRVTEEHWQGSPNQLQQDQNGLSHSSVDLVATSLQNNLSVVSYNQGIQEPSPFGHS; this is encoded by the exons ATGTTTGTGGTTTCTACTCG GAATTTACAGGCAGCCATCGGCGCCTACTACGATTTTGAGAGTCCCAACATCAGTGCACCTTGCATGTCTTTTGTGCGGGATGTGACTATTGGTGAAGGTGAATCAGTCCCGCCAGACACACCGTTCACCAAGACCTGGAGGATACAGAACACAG gtgCAGAGACGTGGCCTCCTGGGGTGTGTCTGAAGTATGTGGGGGGAGATCAGTTTGGGCACGTAAACATGGTGATGGTCCGGTCGTTGGACCCTCAGGAGATGGCCGATGTCAGCGTTCAGATGCAGAGTCCTGCGTCTCCTGGCATGTACCAGGGCCAGTGGAGGATGTGCACGGCCACGGGGCTCTACTACGGAG ACGTGATCTGGGTGATCCTCAGTGTGGAAGTCGGAGGCCTCCTCGGCGTCACACAACAGCTTTCTTCCTTCCAAGCTGAGTTCAACACTCAACCTCACCGCCACCTGGAAGGAGACTACAACCCCTTTGCTTCACCAGAAAAGAACAAGTGCCCCAACAGCAACAGCCTCCATGATGCCAGCGGTCACAGGGTAACAGAGGAACATTGGCAGGGCAGCCCcaaccagctgcagcaggatcAGAATGGACTTTCACACAGCTCTGTGGATTTAGTAGCGACCAGTCTACAGAACAATCTATCGGTAGTCTCTTATAACCAG GGTATCCAGGAGCCGTCTCCTTTTGGCCACTCTTAA